A segment of the Aureliella helgolandensis genome:
CGGCCTTCGGTGCCTGGCCATCGGATCGCGTCGAACGGCCGGCCGCGGTCGCTTCGTAGGCTGGCCATGTTACCGGGCCAACGTCGAAAAGGTCTAGGTCGTGGACGTTGCGAATATATAGCCATTGTCCGTTGTCTAGCTTTTCCTCTTCCCAGACTACCTTGCGTGTGATGAATGCGAAACTCGAACCGGTAACGTCTCCGCGGTCAAGCTTGGCGCTCACTCGCTGGTGGTCTGGGTCGCTCGCGTCGGCGTCGATCTCATACGCCAGGCCTTCTTCGGTCAACGATAGGCGACAGGTTCCAGCGCTCACGCGACCTAGGATCGCGGCCGCGTCGTGGTTGTACAATGCGCGGGCGTCGTGGTTCTCGGCAATGGCTCGATCGAATGCGCCCGGGTGGATGCGTTCGACCATGTCATCCCACAGCCAGTATTCGGTCCCTGGGGCGTCGGCTCGATAGTAGACGGCCGCAATGCCTTTAATCGGCGAGGTCGCGTCCGCTCGCTTTACCGCGGCTAGGCTGTTCCTGAGTTGTCGCACTTCGGCGCGGGCGTTGCTTCTTTGGTGCATCGTTGTTCGTCCTTTTGGGTTTGGGATGTTCCGCGGGATAATCCGCGGCGCTATTCGGTCAGCTTTTGGAGGCGTCCGAGCTCCGATTGGATATCTAGCTCGAGTACGTCGCAGGCGGGGCCGATCATTTCGCGAATTGTTGGTTCCTCTTCGGTCCAGATTGCCGCGCGTGCGTCGGTTGTTTTGGCTCGTTGTAGTTTGATGCCTAGGCGATTGGTCGCGCGGTCGATCGCTCCGCGGGCTAGGCTTTCGGCGGCCGCCTGGCGCGTGTCTTCGTCGGTCGTTTGACCGTCGATAGGTTCCAGGTTTAGCGGTCGGTAGCGAACGTCTCCGCCTTCGTATGGGTTTAGGTTCTCCCAGTCTCGCGTCTCGTTGGGACTCCATCGGCCGTGGATAATTCCGGTGGTGGCTATCTCGCTGCGTGTCTTGGCGTCTGCCCAGTTTAGCGCGTTGATGTTGTAGTCCAGAAACACTTCGTCCGCGTCGATCTCTTCCGGCGTTCGAAGCTTCGCGTTGGCCTCGCAGCGAATACCGATTAGCCAGTGGCTTAGCGTTCCGTCGTGGTAGTCGCGAATTGCCATTTCGTCGGCGTTGTAGCTAGTGGCTCCTTCGACGGATAGCCGGCCGGCCTTGATGTTGAACATTCGCGCCACTTGGCGGGCGTCTTGTTCTTCCGATTCGGTCAACTGTGCCTTTTGTGGATCCACGTTCGTGGAGAACCATTTATAGCCGTCGCGCAAAACCAGCGTTTTGAATGCGTTATCTGATCCTGAGAACTTTTCTTTTAGCTTGGCTTCTACTCTCTCTTTGCTTGCTACGCTTTGGCCTGGTGGTACTGCTAGGACTCCGCCGGCCATTAAACCGGATTTGAAGAACTTGCTCTTGTACTTCGTTTTCGCGAGTGCCTGGCCGAACACTTCGCGGAATAGTCCGACTAGGTCCATACCGTGTAGGCCGTCGATTCCCAGGCCTTCGATATGGAACACTTCGTCGGCTTCGAGTGAGACAAGCCGGCCCGAAACTTCCGTCATGTATCGCAGCTTCCCCCGGTAGCGATAGGGCGTGGTTCGGTCGGGTAAGAGGTTGTAGATTCCCAGCACTTCGCCGCGGCCGTTCTTGTCAATCCATGCGTAGCCATTGTTCCACAGCAAAGCGGAAACCATCAACCGGCGCCAAAACTTAAACGCGTTCACTTCCTCATTGGGCCGGCCGACTAGGTTTACATATTTGAAGGCGTGGTGCTTGCGGTCCAGTGTTCGGCCGCCGGCCTTTAGGCGTCGCCAGGTTCCCATGGGGAGCTTGGCAACGTCGCCCGATATCATCGAAACCGCTTGATAGACGGCCGGGATTGATAGGGCGGACCGTTTCGATACTTGCTCTCCGGCGATACTTTCGACACTCGAAAAGTCGAGGGCGTTTAGCGTTTCGGTGCTGATCGGGTTTGCCGGGTTGTTTAGCGAATTGTTGTCGCGTGTTTCGTTCGTCCTTGTGTCAGAGAGCACAAGTAGCGAATGGTTTTCAATGGTCGCGGTTGCCATGTTTGGCCCTTGGTTTGCGTTAGATTACTTCGACTTCGTTGTTCTCGTAGTAGTCGCCTTCGTTCTCGATTCCGGCGACGATGTCGCTCAAGCTCATAATCATGGCTTGGGGGCCGTCCACCTTCCGGTAGTCGCCGTGCTTCTGTTTGATTAGTCGCTTGTCTTGGTTGGCGTTGGTCCTGGCTTGTGCGTTTCCGATCTGCCAAGTTAGGACCGGGTTTCCGTCGTGTCTTAGATCGTGTCCGATAATCTGCCGCTCTACTTCGCGGATAATCGGGCCATATTGCATAATGGTCTGGGGGAACTCCCAGCGAACGGCGCCCGTTTCGGTTTCGAGTCGTTGGGTCATCCACTCGGCCTGGAACAACGGGTCGTAGAAGAATTTGCAAATTCCCCAACGCTCCTGAATTGCGACCAGGTCGTCGAAAATCACGTTGTAGTCAATCACGTCGCCGGGGGTCAGTTTGATGTGTCCAGCGTCCGCCCATTGGCGATAGGGGACGCGTTTAGCCTGGCGTTCGGCTTCTCGCTCCGGTAGCCAAAAGTGAGGAATTACCGCTATCGTCTGGTCGTCGCGCTTGATCGAAACAACGGCCGCG
Coding sequences within it:
- a CDS encoding phage portal protein translates to MATATIENHSLLVLSDTRTNETRDNNSLNNPANPISTETLNALDFSSVESIAGEQVSKRSALSIPAVYQAVSMISGDVAKLPMGTWRRLKAGGRTLDRKHHAFKYVNLVGRPNEEVNAFKFWRRLMVSALLWNNGYAWIDKNGRGEVLGIYNLLPDRTTPYRYRGKLRYMTEVSGRLVSLEADEVFHIEGLGIDGLHGMDLVGLFREVFGQALAKTKYKSKFFKSGLMAGGVLAVPPGQSVASKERVEAKLKEKFSGSDNAFKTLVLRDGYKWFSTNVDPQKAQLTESEEQDARQVARMFNIKAGRLSVEGATSYNADEMAIRDYHDGTLSHWLIGIRCEANAKLRTPEEIDADEVFLDYNINALNWADAKTRSEIATTGIIHGRWSPNETRDWENLNPYEGGDVRYRPLNLEPIDGQTTDEDTRQAAAESLARGAIDRATNRLGIKLQRAKTTDARAAIWTEEEPTIREMIGPACDVLELDIQSELGRLQKLTE
- a CDS encoding HK97 family phage prohead protease; translated protein: MHQRSNARAEVRQLRNSLAAVKRADATSPIKGIAAVYYRADAPGTEYWLWDDMVERIHPGAFDRAIAENHDARALYNHDAAAILGRVSAGTCRLSLTEEGLAYEIDADASDPDHQRVSAKLDRGDVTGSSFAFITRKVVWEEEKLDNGQWLYIRNVHDLDLFDVGPVTWPAYEATAAGRSTRSDGQAPKAGDVDPLRAALMQERDAQLRAGDDEALEMRLRLLELEG